A stretch of DNA from Anopheles nili chromosome 2, idAnoNiliSN_F5_01, whole genome shotgun sequence:
TGAAAGAATTTGCAAAGTGTCACCGAAgaaacggtggccattcgctAGGTTCTGAAAATGTGATAATAGGTTCAATGGATGTTTGCTGAGCTGTCAGtgttgtttccctttttgccgCTTCCTACTCTTCGTTGTGTTCCGCTCGCGACTGAGGCTAACTTTCCAGACGAATTTTCCGGCGCGCGTTGCTTATCGTGTCAAGAGGACATTTCTGAAAGTATTGATTGATTCAGATGGCAGCTCTTTAATCTAAACCTCTGTCTTTACAGGTCACACTGTCAACAGCTGTTAGCGCGTATTTCTTTGTATTGATTGCTACAACTTGCTTAGAACAATACGTCGTTTTAATCGGAAGATTTTACATCGTAGGAGAAATGCATTGGTTTTATTGGATTGGTTTTGCTCTTAGGAAGAATTTCAATCGACATTTTAGAAGGGTCTGAATGTCGAAATGCTACAAGGGATTATCTCTAGCCCTTTTACAGACCTAGCATAGAAGTCATACCAGTATAACCACCTTACAGCTCTAGAACACAGCGTTTTCGATGATCCATCGTACGTACGAGCTGACTCGCGTGTAGATCCCAGGATGGTTCGCTTCACCGCACCGAATTCCCCAGGAAACGACCCCCACAACGGCCCAGCGTCGGTTCGGCAGCTGAATCATAAGTGGTCCTCCGCTATCACCCTGGCACGAGTCCTTGCCACCTTCGTAGTCGCCCGCGCACAGGGTGGTGTTATAGATGCGGTTCACGTACACATCCTGGCAGTCCTGGTTGGACCAGATCGGAATCTTCACCTCCATTAGGATAGTCGAGTGTGGTCCACCGAAGAACTGCGTACCCCAACCGGTCACGATAGCCTGATACCCGGTCCAGCTGTCGTCGAGTGGTGGCATGCAGATAGGCCAGATGTACGAGTTGAAGAACGATGGCTGCACGAGCTTCAGCATCGCGATGTCATGCTCGTAGCTGATCTGATCGAAGTCAGCGTGGGATCGGATCTCAGCGACGCGGAAGTCCCGGTAACGCGTTTCATTGTACTGCTTGAAGTCATACTCGCCCAGTCGTACAACGAACTGGGTTAGCTTCAGGTTCATTACACAGTGGGCTGCCGTTAGGACGTGTCGATCCGTGATTAGTACGCCACCGCAGAAGGACACACGCGACATGACCAGGGCCACCATCCAGGGCCATTCGTTAGAGTCAGCCGGACGTCCGCCTGAGATCTTCGACAGCTGCTTCGTGGAAAGTCCGCAGCCACGTTCCTCTGGTCTTACGATCGAGTCACGAGCCGTTGGTCCATCACCCAACCCTTCGACATCGTCGTACGAGTCAGCAGTAGCCGGAAGACGTACGGAAAATTCGGGTCCACTACCTTCCTGTACCACGTCCGGACAGCAGACTCCCACGTTGAGGCCCTCCACAATGCAGAGATGTTGCAAGATGGACCACACGCTGTCCTTCAACTCCGGTCCCTTGCAATTTTGATAGCGTGTGCAATGACCCTTCTCACCGGCCCGTGTGCGGCATTCGTTACCTTTAGGCGTCTCCTGGGGAAGATTATTGAAGATAGAAATTTTGATTATCGTACATGGGTCATGAGATGACTGCAAGTTCCTTACGGTAGCTGGAGATCCTGCAGTTGCTCTAGGTCTACGTCGGAATTGATCATTAAAATCAAGCTGCTGAGCTAGGGAAGACTGATGTAATTTTCTCGCTCCGATAAGCTCCGCAATTTCTCGTCCTTCGTCAGCCAGGATCTGCGCTTCCTCGTCGAGGTTCTTCATATCCTCACGCTCATACCGGACAACGCTTAGAGCGTAAACTGTTGAGGCGATCAGTAACCATCCCAGGATCGACAATTGCAGCCGGAATGAAGCAGCCATCCTGACGAGATGGCACTCGGTCACACCCAGACGTTTAGCCGTTCAACACAAAACTGACTGCAAATAGCTAACCCGAACCCGCTTGATGGTTGATGCTGGTTTAATACCCTTCCAGCTGCGGGTAGGTCGACGATGGTGCGCACATTTATCGGTACTGCGTGGGACGTTTAACCGGGTGCATACGCGTACAGCTCTTCGTGGCATTGGAGAATCGCAAGGAGAAAGTCATACTTCGCTTGATCGTGTTGATCGCCTGCCAAATGTTTGGGTGTGTGGTGGTGCGCGGATCTTCACGTCGTTATCACGAAGCTCAAGCAAGCAAAATGAGGCCAAATCTCTTCACAGCTTTTCGATGTCGTTTGTTGGTCTGCAATGTAGTGCGTTCATTCGCTTATTCTGCGCGAGAGTCACGATCTACTTTGATAACGATGGCAGTCCTACATGGTGCTGTGAGAGTAGTTGTTTGTTTCGGGTACGTCATGTTAGGTTCGTTGGGCTGCGGTGGGGGttaatttgcaaaaataagtcatttgaaacatttaaatgCAAACTAAACGTTTTGATGATAATTCTACTCGTTCAAGGGAGATGCTTCGTTTGCCAGCGGCTCATCGATGCTGAGCCATAAATTAAGTCAGCATAGCGATATGGCACATattgtgtcgttttttatGTCAGTCCCTGCTTAGACAATGACGCGGTAAAAAGAGGTAATTTGAATACTAATAATAGGTTCACAAGTTCAACATAGTGTTTTTATAGGTTATTCATGGTTATTCAATGGAGTACTAATTAGGGCTTCCAATTGTCAATCTATTGGATTAAATATCTATGTAATCAATAACATGAAATtcactgattttttttgtataagtACATTTGCGTATCGAATAAATCTATAAATTACTTCAAGAGTAATTAAAATTGTGAATTTCCTTGAATGTTTTGATTGACATATGAAACAGTATTGCCTACATGGAGACGCATGATATTTCATCAATTTGAAGAACCACATTGTTGTGGTGTAATGTTTAATGATTATATTTCTTAATGAGTACTTATATACATGGTTGATAATATTTCCTTATCATATATTGTGGTAtgttttttattggttttggATAAACTAACATATTATATCATTAtgttgtaaataaaatcaatgcTGCTTAATAAATgaggaaatatttcattcaaatgatgaaatatttcaagctgTACTACTATAGCTCTTTTTGATGAGTTTAAACAGCACCATAGACTTGATTGTACGAGTGCAATAATTGCACTTTGACTGCACGCGTGAAAGAAATGCAGAATGAGTGTCGGAGCGCCTAAATAATATACCTTACTAAAATCCCAATAAAACAACTGAGAAACAAGAGTTAATTGCTATGAATCATAGGCATGATTGTTACAGAAAATATGCTTCGAGTTTACAGTCGATTTAAATATAACaatttggcaaaaaaaatcataacaaGCTAATCTTAAGTTagattttgaaatatttaactAGATTGGTCTATAGTTACCAGCTAAAAACTACCGTCCAAGTCCACAATGTAGAGTCCTTCATCTCCTACGTACATCATTTGCACATAGAAACAATATTACCTGACCGTCGAGAGCCGGAGTTCTCCCATAAGCGACATGGTGTTGACATAAATCTCAACCATGAATTGCCAGTACGTGCAGGAAGTATGCAACCGTGCACATCTCATACTTTGAGACGCATTGAGACGTTAAAGGTACGGGCGCCATCGCAGGGAAAATGGCGTTGACGCACTGAAGCTACGCTAAGATGAACTGACAACAATCACGTTGAGCAAACGGACCACTTACGCGAGAGGATTTCCCTTCAACCCCACCGGGAGTAGGTCGGCACTTAATTTGATCCAATTATGTACCACGGCTTATTAACAAACACTGTCAGCTTAACGCAAATTTGCTCTTCCAGAGATGCACCTCCCTGTCTTCAGGGGATCCCTCGGGAAGGGAGTCGCGATCCTCCCGGTTGATGTCGCGGATAATTGTCCGTCAACAGTTGGTGTCGTTAGGCCGCACGCAAATCGGAGCATCCCTAAGGTGCCCTAAAAATGTACGCAATTGCTCAGTTTCGTGTGAACGCCATCATTCCACTAATGCTGGCATTACATCTCGCGAACACGTGCTCCATCGGTTGCCCCAACTCGACTGTACCGCTGAACCGGACCAAACGGTTGATAAGCTACCCGATCAACGGAGGCCTTGCGAAGCTGCTGATTGGGGTGTTGGTGCCGATTCGCTTCCACCATCCGTTACCACGCAGTCTTAATTGTGCGTTCAACCTGCAGGCGAACTACATCATTCGACCGGACATCATCTTTCCCCGGCCCGAGTCCGTCTTCCAGAACCGGAAGCTCGATGACTACACCGATCCAACTAGTCGCCAGCAGCTGTATGTCGTATTGGAACAAGCGCTCAGGATGGCGTTTTGGACGAAGGGCCGCAAGGTGGCCCGAGAGTGTCTGTTGCGAACAGTGTGCGAAGTGGCGGATACACCCCTCAGTCATAATGGACTTGTTGGGGAGGTGTTGGATGTGATTTTCACGTGAGTTATCGGTGATGAGGTGACGATGCTGTTGAAGCTTGGGACTCTgttgaattttaatattttgtttaatttttcagcCCTCAAGAGTCAGATGCACTTCCTCCGGAATTTCTGCTTGCTCGAAGGTACGGTGCAAATGGGCTCGATTGTGCGCGAGTATACTCTGCCTGTCCGTTGGGTCTGGGGTTGCTAGATCAGATGTCTGCGAATGTTCCGAACTATTAGATGACCAATACATCGTACAGGTGCAATATTGGATCATTATCATGATATGTTCTTGTGGCGAAATATAGTCAGACACATGAACTACAAACTTAGAGGATTTAAGATGGAGAGTTAGCAGATCTTCGAACAACGATGATACAACTACTTTTGACGTAAAGGAGATAAGTATTCGTATATAAGAGAGCTAGGGAACTCAGACTGCAGCCTTGAATGATCAAAATGCTCATCGTTgtataataaaatttcatttaaatagAGCCAACGTAGCCTTCATTAATGAAATTTGAGAAACAAACTGGTTTTTGATGCGTGCTACCCAAATCCACCCAATCCACAGCGAAAGTTACCATCAGCAGTTTAGAACGAGCGCTTTCTTGCGATTTGCTCCAGATACGGTCACAAATTTGAGCAATTAACACCAATGAGACAGTTCGCTCGAAGACAATATTTGGAGCTTTTGTCAAATGATTTGACCGAGTGCTGAGCTGTCAATACGTGCTAGTCTTAAGTCGTCGGGTGTTCTGTGAGTGTCGTACAGCCAATATGGCTCGCCTGCGATCGCGTTCAAGGACATTGTACGCCTGCACGTATTCGATTCTGCTCCTGCTAGTGACACTTATTGGAACCGATGGGTTCAACGAAACCGAGAGTCCTGTCAACCGTGCATTGGTCCAACGAGCCAAGCGCTGGCTGCTGAGCTACCCCATAAACGGCGGTACGACGAAGATGGTGTTTGGGTTTCTAgctccggttcggttccaCCACACGCTGACTCGCCTCCTGAACCTGTCGCTAAACATCCAGGCCAACTATCGTATCCTACCGACGATTATCTTCCCACGTCCGGAAACGATCTTCAAGAATCGGGCGAATAGCGAGTACACGGATACGAGTCGCAAGCAGTTCTACGAGCTGGTGGAGCGGCTGTTGATGAGCTGGAACCGAAACGGTCGTTCCTGTTTGTTAAGGACGATCTGCGAGGTAGCTGACACGTCTCTGCGACATAATGGGTTGATTGGCGAAATTCTGGACGTGATGTTCACGTGAGTGTTGTGGTTGGAGCTTCAAAAGTCCATGTTGCgagcattgaaaaaaaaattctcgtTTGTCTTCGCTGTACTTACAGACCCCATGACACTGATCAGCTCTCCAGCGAGTACATCATGGCACGGAAGTACGGTGCGAACGGGGTTGATTGCATGCGGATGTACGCCGAGTGTCCTGTCGGTCATGGACTGCTCGATACCATCAGTGCTATGGAAGTGTGAAAGAGAAACTGTCGTGAAGTATGCTAATGGAGCAAATCTTAAAATAGTatatattaaaattatttattgtcGTCAACATATAAGGTATTTCGAGGCAGTATTGATATCTAATGCTAGTTATAATATTGAGGATGAGTTAATAAACGACCACAAAAACTTCTTTCAATGCCTTTGCATTTAGAATACTATACGTCACACACATTTATTATAAAGCGTTTGAATATCTTAAAATCAAATGTTGTTCAAAACGATCTTTAAACTAGCAATATCATATTTCCGTATTTTTGTtacttaaaaaaacaaatgcatattttaatgcaaaaatcTATAATAATCTCTCAGCTTATCTCTCACGTTATCGTCTTCTGACAGACAAGAATCCTATGATGTTTAAATTAGACTTTATGACCAAGATGCTCCATCAGCATCCATGGGCACAACTGGGCTCCACCGATCCCGCTGTTCCACCCTTCTGGCAGGCACTAGCACCAAAACCCATACATTGATAGCgcgaaagtaaacaaaaccgGTTTCCTCACTCCCGATCCAAGCAGCGCGTGTGCATCCGTACGATTTCTGTGCCGGTCGTTGCGAGACCGCTCACCAAACCACGCACACGCATCCGCGCACTATGGGATTTGAGGCTTTGCTTAAACCCATATTTTTCGGACTTGTAACCTTGtatttctaaaaaaaagtttacaaaaaaaccagTATCAATTAAGCAAGTGTGGATTGACAAACTTGAAataaatgcatatatttttttcgtttaaacaGACTAAACCAATTTGAAGCTATTTAATGCTTTGTCCTAGAAACCAATTTGTTAGATTAAACTAACGAAAATGGAATATAAATGGACAAATAGTAATGTTTGACTAATAATGTTTATGCTAATTTCTATTGAACGCCGATTTATTCCCTCCCCTAACGAGATGCCGGATCATAGTGCAGTCTTCCAGCATGTGAGAAGGAGCAACGCATAATCATACGGCGTCGCACGACCACAATCTTCTCGGCAGTCGTAAcgatcggttcggttccaTAGCACagccgcgcgcgcgtggcGCTTCGTTCGCGTCGAATAGTTTTACCTTCTTGCGGAGTATAACTGCATCCGCTGGCTAGACCGCTGGTGATAATAACACGGAAAGTGCGCGCCAACAAACGAGTGCAAgtacgaaaaacaaaagcaacaaacacacgtcGCGCTACAAGTGTTCTCAAAGTGGCAGGCGTCGATCTGGAGGCTGCACGCGTTGGTTGgagtgaatattatttttaaagaaCCTCCTGAGTGGAGGCGAGTGTCAGCGTTCGTTGATCTCGATCTGCCTCCTGCGTGAACGGGCTAAGCGCGTGGCTGTGAATCGAATAAAGTGAAAGAGTGAAACATTCTACCTGTGCCGCCGGTtggcgtgtgcgtttttctccCGCTCCTATTGTGTTGTGCGGCAAGTGTGGAGCGCGGTATAAGCACGGATGGGTGGAAGCTGGGTGAAAGGTGATAACGGGTTGTTGAGCAAATTCTGACCCATTCGCGTGAGTGTAGGTCACGTTTCGTAGGTGGATCGCTTATGTCCAACAAATCGCTCACACACTGGCCGTCGAGTGGAACGTGGTGACATACACTACTGTACGATCTACATCGCGGGTAAGTGCGCTGTCAGATCGAACTCGATCGAGGCGGAGAGATAAAAGCTTCATCGAACGCGGATGACATAAgctggcgtgtgtttgtgagtgctTGGTGCCGGTGGGTGTCCTTTACCAACCGTGGGGCGTTCCGAACGCGCCGGATTCCTTGTGGGCCGAGAACTGGAAGTTTGTGATTTGTATGCAAATAATTTGCGCACACTTGGCGACTCAAAGCAGGCGGGtttcggttgcctttttttaaatgcgCTCCGGTTTTCAGCCCCAGGTTCAGTGGTTCAGTGTGCTGAACCTGCAGAAGTCCGCAAAAAGCCTGATGGACTTCCTTGGCCCATCGATTCCTCTCGTTTGCGTGGTCgagtttattttccttttccatctttcactctcttttcctcacgctctctctatctctctctatGTGGCGTTTTCACCTTCATCGTCTGTTGAACCCGCGCCCTCTCGGGGGTGCGAAGACGAAGGTGCGCGAATCGCTTTACGACACTATTTCCATATCGGTGCGGGGTCTACGGTTATTATTtaaagtttcgttttttttgtgcaacacACCGCAAAGAAAACGTTACTGGAAGAAGGCGCCAAGAGGGAGGACGTAGGAGCaaaaggagcaacaacaaaaaaggcacgttTTGCTGGACGACAGGCAATGCAAATCAGTTGCAGTGTGcttgccattttgtttttgtttgcaaggGGTTTTGTGCTAACTAGACGGGTTTGAGTTGGGTTTACGCAACGATTTGAAACAGTTTCGCTGCGAGCTTTTGTTTCCTCGTTGAATTTTAGGTCGGGCCAATGGGCTGGGGCGATTGGCATTCAATTGAAATGTGAAAATTAACTGCATCACTTGATTTCTCATGTAAGTGGGAAATAAACCTTCAGAACGAACGACCGAAGCAAATGAACTTTCATTATTGACGTACTCGATCCCGGAACATGTGCAAGTTGTAGACGAAACAGTGCCTACATTGCAATAACTGCCATTTGCAGAGGGAATTGGAGAAGCATACGCCCTCAATTGGCAGAATGATTTTACTGCCTTTACTGAGGTTGTTTATGCTTGTTGAAAATGCACAACCGCCAAAAGATTGCGTCTGTGGAAGGGTTCGCCTCGGGAAGCAGCTTTTGCTGGCCCAATGTCACAGCGCATCCTGTTGCCCGAAGACCGACAAAAGGATGGCGATATGTTTATCTCGCTTTGGTTCGAACCACCATTCTAGAGTGTAGACAGAATTGTGGGGGCTTCAGGAGGAACGAATGGAGCTCAGAATCGTGCCTTTTCGCCCGTGGCAACGTGACCAAACTttaaacaaacatacaaaccCGTTTCGCCAGACGGGAAGGATCTCTTGTGgctgtaatttatttttcgctggATGCTGAGGTTTGAAGGAAGCCAGGGAAGCAAGTCCGCAGGTTGTGACTGCGTCtggttgcaaaatattttcccaaataAAGATCGAATCGTGCGATACGACTGCCCGAACGAACTTTATTACTTTGTGCTTAAGAAAGTGATCCATTTCGATGCCCGACCCTTTCGAGGAGCGCGTAATACGACCGGCTGTCGCGTAGAATTATCGCACGGATCGGTTGCGAAAGATTCGCATTTCAATACGACAGGCGTGCGCAATGAGAGTGTGCAAAGTAAATCGCCGGAACGCAAATCATACCACATTGTGTCGCAAAAACATGCCTAGTGGGctcgggaaatgggaaatcgGTCGATGAACGTGTGAAAAGCACACAGCGTAGGGCAAACAGAACCAGAAATTCGCACCGCGCCGgccatttgtttatttttcgcgcCATTTTGCGAGATCGCCAACGGTCGTACTGAGAGTTGGCTCGCAAGATGCTGCTATAGGATACGGTTTGCTTCTTCACTAGCCCGATGATGCTGCAAGATTGAGCTGGgcttgtgctttttgctgTTAGAACAATGTTAGAGTGCTCTTTTTGTTTAGTAGCGCCAAGCCGTATTGTCAATACGGATTGAAATTCCTTTTAAACGTAGcacggtttgtttttaaaagttCACACCATTCCTTGCAGCAGTATTGGGTGGGGTTTCGCTCGGAACTGACGTCACTATGATggtgtgaaataaattaaatttccatatTTAATTGGTGTTTGTTGCAGCGCACGGGTTCATTTGGTAAATTTTGTTCGCTGATCGGCACATATCGCTGATCACAATCCACTTCATCGATACTTTTtaataatgttttaattatagAGGCCGGATGTGGCATTTTGTTGGCGGATGttggcagagaaaaaaatattagctTAACCTTTGCTCCGCAAAATGTACCGCTTCAGGCTATGTTTGAGCATTGATCGATTTAGTAAAAAGTATACCCTCAACTCGCGGATCGCCCGTATGCTGGCAACAACCTTCAACCCATAGGTGTAGAAAACGAGAGGGAAGGCGAACAAAATTTACCACCAACGAATGGAATCGTTTGATCGTTTGACGATTCTTTTCAGAACCGGCCCGCTCCTGGATGTCCTCGGTGCCTTCGTGGATCGAGGTACCGGTTTTCCGGCTCTCGTCTCACCTTCGCCCTCTTAGTTTCTGCCCAACAAAAGGTGAAGTTCCGCGTTGTGAGGTGGTACCTCTGTAACCTGAAGCAACCCCAAACGAGACGGGACTGAACGCTGAAGgttgttgagctttttttttgtggttgagTGGTTCGAAATAGGAATTATTTCGAACCATCTTCTTGGGCATGTGGCTTCTGCTTGCCTTCTGGAGCGGAGCTCCCGCTTTTGGAACCTCTTTGGAAGCTCCAGCTGTGGAGGAAAGGGTTCTACGTTCAAAACGTGGTTGATCGCAGGGCATTAGGGTTTGCTGGAGCCCCGGTACGTTTTCGGGGTTCTTCTTGCTCCCGACTCGTTTGCGCTCGAATGGGTACTGGCGATGGATGCCAGATACGTTTGATGAATGGCAACaacgcgtgtttttttttgttttacgatccAGCAACGAGGGCCAGCGATTTCAATTTATTCGCGTCTGCTGTCTCacgtgtatttttgttttctttcgaaacATTTGATTCGTCCTTGACCAAGAGCGTTTCAACCGTTAGAGCAGAGTTTCATGTTTCGCTGGACGTTGATTGCATATTACGCTGCTGATTAATGCAAATTAAAGTAAGTAGTACtttaaccatttttttgtctggAAAAACCATTCCACTGTTGCTCGttgtgggatgtttttttttgataattcgaatgatttaattttctcaCTTTAATGTCTTAATAGATCTGGTTCTGTAGTCTTGTGTGGCTTTTCCTATAATCACTTGCTTACGCTGTAAGATCTTAATTCAAACCATCTGGACCGCAGAACGAACttaagcgttttgttttctaattttGGAACCTTCAAGTGGCCATGTGATTGATATGTATGCTTCTTGAAATAATCTACCCGTTATCAGCACCCGAAGAAGTGAACCTCGCATCAGAAACGAGGCCTGATTGAAAGTGGGCGCAGTTGTGTTATTCCAAAGTGCTTCCAAACGTTTCCCATTTAAAGAACCCCTTCGCGCGCTTCATCGTAACATGGAGAAACATGAAGCCATCGAGTAAGCCCGAGGTTGAACGGTTTTCCTCTCGTTTACCCCATCGGCCATCGGTTCCGTGTAGCTAGGAAAATGAGTTTCCAGTCGCTCGAGAGCAGAATCTTTTCAAAACGCGTAGCAAATCGGCATGCAAACACTGCACCAAGGGGTTAAGGGCAGCGAGAGCCCAACCGGGCTGGGACCTCGCCGACAACGTGAATCGAGCATTAATCAACACAATTCGAAGCACGCTCTACTCGCTGTTcgctcatcatcgtcgttcATTTATTATGATTGTAATTACTTACTTACAATATTTCCTACAAGCGATTACGAGCCTGAGCTGGCGTGCCCTTCATGTAGCGTGGAGAGaagagcagcgaaaaaaaggcattgAAAACAAACGCCTTTCGGATGCTGCTGCACTTCCTCTTGCGGTGGCAAACTGACCAGGGCTGTGTAATCGGGCTGCCTAGTCCTAGCCGTTAGTTCATAAcatattttcttctcctgAAAACGGTTCTTACGCAGGTCTGGGGAAGGGTCATGAGAAGGGTTCCCGGGACCTAAGAAACCTCCGCAAGCTGGCAGATAAGAAAATGAGATTTTTAATAGCACGCGCGATCGCGGTCGTGTCGTACGGCTGCGAGCCTTCATGGCTGGCTTTCGTCGCCTGCGGGGAActtgtgtatgtgcgtgtgcttgtgttcATTACATTGCTTGTAAGACGATGGCGACGGATGATGAGCTGGAATTGGCTGCCCGGTCGGTCAGCTGGCTTTGCCGCAATTGTGGCGAAAGTAACGCTAATAGAATATCGATGTGCCTTGATTGTTTGCGAGCCCATTTGCTGGCcgggttttttcttcggcgGCCCCTCACTAACGTGAGTGGATTTTAATGGCCAATCGAGCGTGTTAGCGGGTGGTTAGATTTATTCCCGTACCGTCATCGAGAAGGCGATTTTTTAATGGAGCGCATGCTCGTTGGCATGAGTTTGTTGCACTTCATTTAAGCCACTTCAATCTGGCCGATGCGTGAAACGAAGTAAAATGGTTTTATGCCCTTTTACATTGGGACCTAAAATGTATGTAAAATTGTGCCACGATCTTTCGTGCACTCATGGCCAGGGAAGGGATCATAAATTCCCGAAACACCCGCTAAAAGTGCATAAATTACtgacgtttgtttgttttctgctcGCGCGTCCAAACGTGTCTGATTTATTTCCGTTCGTTCTATTTTCAGTGCCGACCACCAC
This window harbors:
- the LOC128720641 gene encoding uncharacterized protein LOC128720641, which translates into the protein MARLRSRSRTLYACTYSILLLLVTLIGTDGFNETESPVNRALVQRAKRWLLSYPINGGTTKMVFGFLAPVRFHHTLTRLLNLSLNIQANYRILPTIIFPRPETIFKNRANSEYTDTSRKQFYELVERLLMSWNRNGRSCLLRTICEVADTSLRHNGLIGEILDVMFTPHDTDQLSSEYIMARKYGANGVDCMRMYAECPVGHGLLDTISAMEV
- the LOC128721478 gene encoding uncharacterized protein LOC128721478, producing MYAIAQFRVNAIIPLMLALHLANTCSIGCPNSTVPLNRTKRLISYPINGGLAKLLIGVLVPIRFHHPLPRSLNCAFNLQANYIIRPDIIFPRPESVFQNRKLDDYTDPTSRQQLYVVLEQALRMAFWTKGRKVARECLLRTVCEVADTPLSHNGLVGEVLDVIFTPQESDALPPEFLLARRYGANGLDCARVYSACPLGLGLLDQMSANVPNY
- the LOC128721472 gene encoding proclotting enzyme-like, coding for MAASFRLQLSILGWLLIASTVYALSVVRYEREDMKNLDEEAQILADEGREIAELIGARKLHQSSLAQQLDFNDQFRRRPRATAGSPATTPKGNECRTRAGEKGHCTRYQNCKGPELKDSVWSILQHLCIVEGLNVGVCCPDVVQEGSGPEFSVRLPATADSYDDVEGLGDGPTARDSIVRPEERGCGLSTKQLSKISGGRPADSNEWPWMVALVMSRVSFCGGVLITDRHVLTAAHCVMNLKLTQFVVRLGEYDFKQYNETRYRDFRVAEIRSHADFDQISYEHDIAMLKLVQPSFFNSYIWPICMPPLDDSWTGYQAIVTGWGTQFFGGPHSTILMEVKIPIWSNQDCQDVYVNRIYNTTLCAGDYEGGKDSCQGDSGGPLMIQLPNRRWAVVGVVSWGIRCGEANHPGIYTRVSSYVRWIIENAVF